The nucleotide sequence CGGCGGATGCTCTCCCCATTCAGGATGTTTCTCCGTCACTCCGGCAATTTGCGGCATGAGCCGTTCAAACTTTTCCGCCAGTTCCCAATTCGCGGCCGTCATCGCTTCCGGCGTTTCTGCATTTGTAATTTTACCTTTATACCGTTCGAGTGCGTCGATGATATCAAGAAGAACCCGTTTTTCATATGCGAACACCTCATCATCATTGATAGCCGCCCGGCTGCCGTCTTTTTTTCCCGTACAGGAGCCGGCTGCCGATAGAATAATGACCGCAGATAATATAATAGAAAGACGTCTTGCGAATCCCGATCCGGAGCAACAGTCCCGGATCGAGGCGGATCCGCGGCCGTAGGGCCGGAAGTCCGTTTTCGATGTTTTAATGGTAAACGAAAAGCCCGCTTTAAAAAAGAACATAACAGACTCCTTTTTAGAAAATCGATGTGATGACAGGCCTATAGCCGGTTTACGTTTTTAATGACAAGAAGGCCCGCTGCACCAACCTTGATGAATTGTGTTTCTTCCCACGATGCAAAGATGGTGCCGTTATTGATAAAAAAACCCGTATAGAAAAATCCTTCCGGAAGATCCGGGAGACGTTGTTTATGTTTCAAACCCGATCGCTTGTCGACGGAGAGGAGATGTCCGTCCGGAAGCAAAGCGAAAATCTTTTGTTCATCGCTGAACATATGGATGGTGATAAGTTCGAACAGCCTGCTTTTTATCGATATCGGCGCTTCATGGACAAGACGCCGGATGAGGTTGGTCTGTTTGGATTTGACGAGAAAATGAAATGTCGTCACCCCGGGATCATAGCCGCTTTTATCGATACAGTACCGGCACAATGTTTTCATGTTCTCTTCAACGCCGGCTTCATCGAACCGGACAAAATGATAGGCTTCACGAAAATCATCCCTGGTAATTTTGGTCTCTTTTTTTTCATTCAGATCGTATATCGAATAATCGAATTCCGATTGGGTTTCCGACGATAGTTTCCATTCACAGTAATAGCGGTATGTGTCCGCCGGCAGGAAGGTGACGAGTTCCCATCCCGATTTTTCAATCTGTGTCGGCGACAGAACCGGCTGGATATGACATATGTTCTCCCCCGGAATGAGTTTGATCAAATTCTCGTTTCGTGTCGTAATTGATGCAATGTCAAAAGGGAAAAGCGTCGTATTAAAATAAAGATGGCAAAGAAGCGCTTCTTTTACCGGGATGAGGGAAGTCATGGTTTTATATTTGAAGGTTTCCTCATTGTACAGCGGTGTAGAAACATAGCGGGGATTACCGCTTTCACTCAGCGCGACAAGTCCGTACCCGTTGACGGTAAAAAAAAGCCTTCCGTTAAAAATACTGAAATCGGTGATTCGTTCCTGTATCGTCCACGGCAGGAACGTCCGGTCGTCTGTCGCCTGAGGAAAACGAATCGCCGTCAGTGTCCCTTTACGGAGCCGATACCATCGTGAATCATCATTCATTCTCCCCTTATTGTCCTGAATAATACATGAAAGGATTAATGGAAGAAGAAGTAAAGCGAGTATTCGATTTTTCATTCACGTACCGCGGTCTTTCCTCGATATAACTACATACATATCATTCACCGTTGCTTTCTGCGATGACGATGATTCGAAAAGGCACATTCCGCATGGCCGCGGAATCTCCCGATACCCCATATGATTACATATGTCTGTCAATCCTGCCGCTGCATTCCTTGAAAGCCGGTGAATACGTTACGGGCTTTCTTCCGAAACAGACATCGAGCTGCTCGTAGAACGCAATTGTCGAGAGATTTACCGTCCGCTGTACGATCGCCTCTTTTGTCGGCATATACCGGATCTCTCCCTCATGAACATTGACGACGGTCACACCGGTAATATCATTGAGCAGAAGCAGCACCGCAGCCGCGCCCGCTTCCATTCCGAAATTGACGTCAAACGACGATGTACTTCCCGATCTGATAAGATGTCCAGGACGAACATCCCTGATCTCCGGTGTCTCATAAATACCCTTCACGAACATTCCCTGTTGTTTCATGAATTCGGGAATGTCGGGGTCGGCCTTGATCATTTTGGTCAACGTGTCCCTTACATATTTTCCCGCGCCGGCGAGTTTTTTGTGTCCGAATGAATCCAGACCTGCCGATTCATCGACAATATCCGACCCGCTCGCGTCTTTCAGCCCCTCGGCGACAACGATCGAGTAGGTTCCCGCCTTGACATCGCTTGCGGTAATCCGCTGCATGAAATGCTTTTTCATGTGCTGGTAGACGACCGTGAAATCGGTCGGAATTTCCGGGATGAGGATACAGTCCGCATCGGCGCCGATACCGCCCCTGAATGCGGTGTGTCCCGCATAACGGCCGAAAACTTCTATGACCATGATTCTGTTATGGGTTTGCCCCGTCGTTTTAAGATCGGAGACAAACCTTGAAATTTTATTGATCGCCGAATCCGCCCCGACGGAATAGGTTTGAAGATCAAGATCCATGGTTTTCGGGGCGTGGACACATGGAATGCCTTGCTGTGCGAGATCGACAACGACGCTTCCCGTATCGTCTCCGCCGGATATGATAAGGCCGTCGATAGAGAACTTAGCAAGACCCTTTTTGATTCTCTCGTATTTATCCGGGTCTGTAATTTTGGATATTTTTACACGTGAATGTCCCGCTTCCGAACCTGCGATGGCCGACGAAACGGCATCCACCCGCTTTTCCTGAAGTAATACCAGTTTCTCCATATCAACTAGATTATAAAGCCCCGCGTACCCGTTTGGAATGATGTAGGCGTTGATCCCTTTGGAAATCGCCGTTTTGGCGGCACCCTTGACAACGGCATTGAGTCCGCCGCAATCTCCCCCGCTGGTTATAATCCCGATATTCTTTACAGATGCCATGACACAATCTCCTTCTTTGACACGAAATGTTGTTCATTCAATGGTGGATAGTATACGGAAAAGGCGGTCTCTGTCAAGTAAACCGCTGCTTCCGGCGGGGAGGAAAGGTACAAAGAATACGGTGCCCCTTGTCGCTTTCAGATGATAGACCGCAGGCGGACGCCGTCTCATGCGTTTGCAGTGCTGCTGAAACGGGGAAAATATCGGGAATATCGAATGATTTCAGTATGCTATAACTGCCGTTTCAACCATATAGCGGATATTGATGCCTTTTGTGTCGATTTCTTCTTTTTCGATGACAAAGACAAGCGAGCGTTCGTCTGGTGCAAGAATGATTTGTTTTATTTTATATTTCACCACCCCTGTTCTCGCGAATGAGGGGTGCCCTGTATTCAATGATGCCGAGGCCCCGGAGCTTTTTGTGACGGTTGCCGAGATATGAAACGATGAGGATATATTCTTGCCCGTTCCGGTTGCGTTTTGGAAAAGCCGGACGTTATAGGTGTTTCCCGTATTGAAATCTCTGAAGCTAATGGTTTCTTTTGGCGTGTCGCCGTTCAAAAGAAGATAGAGAATGCGGCCGGTCGCAAGGTGGTTGATATTGTATTTTACCTTAAGCGCGATATTTTGTTCGACAAGGTTGAGCAGGGCCCCCATCCCGCTGTTTCCCGGTTCGACAGCTTCCCGGGCAAAAAAATTTTTTTTACCGTACGGTGTAAAAATATTCGAACGGACATCGACGATATAAAGATCGGCATAGGGGAACGAATTGTTTTCGGTGATGCCGAACTGTCCGAACATAAAATACCGTGAATCATCCGAAAAACCGAGGTTGACAAAGGCGGCAATATCTCCCGCCATAGTACGGAATGGGATGACAATGAGTAACAAGTAAAATAGCAGTATTCGTCTCATCAGGATCCTCTATATACTATATCGATATTATTTGAGATTACTGTAGTGAAATATTTGGTGAATGCGGAAAAATATACGGTTGATTTTTAACCGATATTTGGGAAAACCAAACGGATTTATGCAGTCGAAATCTTGATAAAATCAAACATATCGTGCACAATAGCAAGGCTATGCTTGTCGGAGCACGCAATAACATCCTGTTATCGGGAATCCTCGTTTCTCTTGTTTGTATGATCGGGTTCGTCCTGATTCTGGCGGGGCTTCTTTCAGGTGAATATCACATTGATGATACGACGTTCAATACATACCAGTACTGGTGGTTTATGTATGAGGGCGTACATCAGAATAATTATCATTACGTATTCGTTATCATCGGTCTTTCATTACTTCTGGTTTTCAGTTTTTCAATGTCCATTATTTTCAGGAGTCTGTTCAAGCGCATCGCTTCCGCCGAGGTGTTTTTCTTTTCTCTCTTTATCTGTTCCCTTTCCATCGAGTCTTTGAGATTGCTGAGTCTGTTCTTTCATCTTGTCTGGAATTTCAACCTTACCGGGCTCATCACTTCAAGGATTGTTTATTTCGGGAGATTTTTCGGCCTTCTTTGTTTTTTCTTCTCGAGTCTTTATTCGATCGAGGTAAAATACCAGAAATACGGCAACCTGCTCGGGGGCGCAGTCATACTTTCCATCATCATCGCCTATATCGTTCCATTCGATACTTCCGAGTTTCTTTCGACCTTCCTTTACAAACTCGGAGATGAAAGCGGTGTGTGCATGATCTATTCGGGATTGAGTATCATTATTGTAATCAATTTCATTGTCGCCACAATCATACGGCAGAAACGGTTTCTGGGTATTGTCGTCGCCTCGCTGCTTATTTTGGCGGGATATACCGCATTATTATTTATTTCCGGGCCCCTGCCCCTTGTTTTGGAATTCCTTGCCCTTCTGGGAGGCACGATACTTTTTTATGTTCAAATGGGTAAAATATATTTCTGGTATTAAAGCAAGATGTTACTTTGTTCGTGACCTATGAAGAAGCAGGTCGCTGAAATCCGATGTGCCGTTTTTTACGCCGCTTTCGAAAAACGCGCTTATTGCGGTCGTCATTACCGCACGCAAAAAAAACTATTGACAGGTTGTCGAGGTTGATATATCCTCATGATAAACGGGCGATTAACTCAGCGGGAGAGTGCTACCTTCACACGGTAGAAGTCGTTGGTTCAAATCCAATATCGCCCATAATCAGGAGTATTTATTATGCACAATGAATTTACAGCAATTATAGAAAAAGATGAAGATTGGTATATAGGGTATTGTCCCGAAATTCCGGGAGCTAATGGTCAAGGAAAGACCATAAAAGAATGTGAAAAAAATCTGGCAGATGCTATTTCTTTGATCTTGGAAGATAGAAGAGAAGATGCTTTAAGAGGAATTCCAGATGGTGCCATTAAGGAAACAATCAGTATACAATAGAGTTGAATTCCATTGTAGTTAAAACAAGGTGATATTCATTGAAAAGGGAAGTATTATTAAAGCATCTTCGAAAAAACAGTTGCTATCTTAAAAGAGAAGGAGCTTCTCTTTCATTATGGATGAATCCGGCAACGGGGGCTATTGAAGCAATTCCAAGACACAGAGAAATACCCAATAAACTTGTCAAGAAAATTTGTAAAAACTTATCTGTACCTGTGTCGGGATAAGAGAAATTGTCCATTATCTGTTTTATGTTTTGTATTATACCCAAAAGCGTGTCTTTTTTTCCCATGTTGTCTATGTAATAAATGTGTAATTCTGCCAAGATCCTGTAAAATTATCTTGAAATGGCTAAAAATGGGTACCATGTATATGGGAATACCCTCACACGGCAGAAGTCGTTGGTTCAAATCCAATATCGCCCATACCTATTTTATCTTCTTTCGTAACTTTTTCAGATCCGGTTTTTCTTTTGCCTCCGCCGCTTCCAGTTCCTGCCGTTTTGAAAGGTGCCGGAAAATTAAAAGACTCGCTATGCCCCCGATTATCATCAGGAAGCAGAGAAGCTGTCCGAGCGTGAAATTCCACGGGCTGACAAGGCGGTATATAGCGTTCTTTCCCTCACCAAATGGAAAAAGAAATTTTCCGATATCGGGTTCCCTGACATATTCGATAAAAAAGCGGATCAACCCGTAGCCGATAATGTAGGTGCCGATGATAAATCCTTTAAACGGTTTTCTTTTACGAAAAAGAAACCAGATGGCAAGCCAGAGGACGATTCCCTCGAAAAGGGCCTCATACAGCTGTGACGGATGGCGCGGCAGATTGACCATTCCCGATGGAGGAATCTCGATACCGAGTTTTTCCGCGGTCGCTTTTACCCAGGAGTCGTCGGCCGGAAGCTTTGCCCTTGCATCCGGGAAGACCATGCCCCAGGGAAGGGTGGTCACCCGTCCGTAGAGTTCGCCATTGATAAAGTTGCCGAGCCGTCCGAAGGTATAGCCAAGGGGAATCCCGGCGACGATAAGGTCGCCCCACTCGAGGATGTCGATTTTTTTTATTTTCGTGTAAATAAGCACACCGATAATGCACCCGATCACCCCGCCGTGATACGACATGCCGGCGAATCCGGTAAACTGGCACCCCCCGTTTTCACAGCTTACGGGAAGAAACGCGATAATCGGATTTTTCAGGAATTCGCCGTGGCGGTCGTAAACGGTGACGGCAAACAGCCTGGCCCCGATGATGAGTCCCACGATACCCCAGAAAAAAACATTATATATATCGTCTTCCTTTATCTGGAGTTTTCTTTCCTTTATCTGGTACCTGAAAAGGAGGTAGGTAATACCGAACGCGATAATATACATGAGGGCGTACCACCGGATAAAGGTGATTCCCGGTATAATTTCCGGCTTGATCCAGTCCGGAAAGGTAATATAGTGCAACATATCGTCTCCTCTTTTTATGCTGATGACCGGATATACGGTATACCCCGGCGCAGCTGCCGTTCCGGTTCCTTCTGTATTTGCCGGTGACCGATGCCGCTTTCACCGGAGAATTACAGCAACTTTACTATAGATACTGTTTCTATTCAAGAGAAGATACGGAATTCGGGTTTTTTATCGCGAATACGAACCGGGGTATCGAGGATTTTTTACGTAATGTCATATCTACCGCCCATATTCAGGACTGACCGAAGCATTGCCCCGGAAATTGGTAACGGACGTGCCTGCGGAAATCGGGCTTCCGATATCCGCCTCGCCGGACAGATGCCATTGTTTGAAGTAAAGTGTCGTCCCGCTATTTATCTGACTCGCGGTGCTGATCGAGATTGTATCCGTTTCCTTGAGATTTTTGTATGTGACGGAATACGATGTTCCCGATGAATCATTATAGGTAACCTGCAGCGTATGGAGTACGGCGATGTATGAGGCTTCCACCGTCGTATCCTTACTCAGGTTCTTGATGACGGCGCCGTCCGCCGAACCCGCGTTCTCGATTGCGGCGCTGCCGGAAGCAATTCCCCACGTCTGAAACCGCATTGTCGTTCCGTCGGTCGCACGGTAGCGGTCCGTGGTGCCGATAGTGACGGAATCGACGGCGGTCATGGTGTGGTTTTCCGTTTTTGCCGTTCCGTCGGACGCGCGGTACCTGACGGTCAGCGTGTATTCGGGTGTCGGCGGGGGCGGCGGATCGGAGGGCTCGAGGCTGTAGCCGGGGACGACCCTGGTGTTCGCCTTGAACTCCGTCACCGATGCGTTCGACGCGGATCCCGCCTGGATAATCCGGGCACTTCCGGAGGCAACCCGCCAGCTGTCGAAGATCATGGTCCCTTCCGAATGGGAGTAGCTTCCGGCGGTACTGATCGACACGGTACTGCCGTACTGGAGATTGGAACGGGACGGCGAGGACTTGACGCCCGCGGCATTGTATGTGTCATAGGTGAGTGTGTAGGTCGGCGGATTTGTCACCGTTTCCGCGGGCGGGGAGGGAGTCGGGTCGATGCTTCCGGTCTCCTCGTAATGTGCGATGATGGTGCAATGGTTTTCAAAGTAATGGGCGGTGGTATGATTCATGGTTATATCATCGATGATGACGCCTGTCTGCGACGGCTCCCAATATGAGAAACGGTACACCGTTCCTTCCGAGGTGTATTCCTCTACCGCGTCGAGGGGAATTTCGTTTACGTATGTTACATCGGCAACCATTTCATACGGGATGCCGTCGTCGCGGACGGTGCTGACGGTCAATTTATACGCCCGATCGTCATTACCGCATTCGGTTAAATAATATTGTGCGGAAAGGACGACGCCTAATGTATTTAATTCACGCAGTTTCAGATAATTGAGGCTGTAGATGATCGGGTAACATTCGTTTATTTTGGTGTAATCCTTCAGTCTCGATGCGTGTGTACTCAGATCATCAAATCCCGAAAGTGTCGTTATTGCCTGCTTCGATTCCTGGCCGATCGTCAGGGATTTTATCGTGCTGTTGTCGAGTATCTTTCTGTAAAATAGGGCGTTTTCCGTCGTCGCGGGAACATCGTCGAGTGCGTGATTCAGGGCGGCGGTCAAATCATTGTCATCGGCGTCCGATTCAATGAAAATGAATCCCATTTTGCCGTATTTTACGCGGGAAATGTAGACGGGAGAAACCGGTTCCGTGATCCATTGCCGCAATTCCTCCCATGTGACGGACGGATCGAAAAAATCGGAGGGATTCTTCGGCGCATCGCATGAGGCGGTATAATAGATATATTTGTATTGTATCAGCTTTTTCCTGGTAACCGAAGCCGGATCGAAATTAAAAATAGTATCGATGGGCGGGTCGGTTTTTAAATGAACGGGGAGAAGTATCTTGAGATGATCGGCATTGTAAACGTTTTCGATTTTATGATTCACTTCCGGTATCGGCGGTCTCGCCACACAGGCGAGTGAATTTCGGGTTTCCGGATACACCGGATTGATGTCGATCGAGCCGAAATTTATTTTAAAAATGGAAGACAATGTGACGGTGAGTCTGCGTCTATTGACATCGATGACGCCGTATTCGCCGTCGAGAATGCTTGAGCCGTCGAATAGGGCGCCCGGATAAATCCATGAGCAGTCCGGGTCGAGATTGATATTTTCGTCGTTCCCCGTTTGTAGTGTATAGCTGTAAACGCACGGTCCTTTATCCGTTATCGGCCCTTTCCGTTCTTCGAATTCCCCCATTTGATCGAGCAGCGACAATTCCCTGATATGTTTGTTGATAATTTCAGCTTCTGGATAGGGTATATTCGACGCAATATCGTCACAGCCGCCTGAAAGCAGAAGAACAAGCGGCAAAATGGTGCATACCGTTCTTATTTTCATGATTTGACCTCCGCAATAGTGCCGATTATGGTACCCCATTATATCCTGATTCCGGGAATTTTACAATGGTTTTTTTAAAACGAAAAAACCGGGCCCCGAAGGACCCGGTTACCGGATATACTTTTCAAAACGATTGCCGATTACTGGTATTGGACGGAAACGGATGCGTTGCCCTTGAAATTCCTCACGCTTGTCGAAGTGGAAGTGACGCTGTCGATGACGGCGTTCCCGGAAAGCCACCATTGCACGAAATAAATGCGGTGCCCCCCCGAGCCCGGCGCCTCGAAACTGCTTACCGTACTTATGCTTATTACGCTGGTATTCGTGAGATCGGTGTATGTCACCGTATGCGAGGTTCCGCTCGAATCGAGGCTGGTGACATCCAACCTGTACGTTGCCGTGTATTCCGCGGTCAGAGTCGAGTCCGCCTTGATGTTTCTCGCCGTCGTCGCCCATGCGCTCGCATTGTCTAGCGAAACACTCCCGGAAATATTCCACCGGACGAATTTCCATTTTGTTCCGTCGGAAGCCGTGTAACTCTCCGCCGTGCTGACGGAAACAATGCTGCTTTCCGTCAGGTTCGTATGACGAATCGTTCCCTGCTGTCCGTTCAGACCTGTGTGAATGACACTCAGCGTGTAGGTGGTCGCCGTCGTTTCTTTTTTGTATTTCGCCGTCACTGTCGAATCCGATGTGATGTTCCGTACCGTCGTGTTTGCCGCGTTCGGCGATACGATAACGGCATTGCCGCTCAATTCCCAGCTTGTAAAGGTGAATTTCGATCCGCCGGAT is from Spirochaetales bacterium and encodes:
- a CDS encoding type II toxin-antitoxin system HicB family antitoxin; translated protein: MHNEFTAIIEKDEDWYIGYCPEIPGANGQGKTIKECEKNLADAISLILEDRREDALRGIPDGAIKETISIQ
- a CDS encoding DUF2259 domain-containing protein, with translation MRRILLFYLLLIVIPFRTMAGDIAAFVNLGFSDDSRYFMFGQFGITENNSFPYADLYIVDVRSNIFTPYGKKNFFAREAVEPGNSGMGALLNLVEQNIALKVKYNINHLATGRILYLLLNGDTPKETISFRDFNTGNTYNVRLFQNATGTGKNISSSFHISATVTKSSGASASLNTGHPSFARTGVVKYKIKQIILAPDERSLVFVIEKEEIDTKGINIRYMVETAVIAY
- the lgt gene encoding prolipoprotein diacylglyceryl transferase, producing the protein MLHYITFPDWIKPEIIPGITFIRWYALMYIIAFGITYLLFRYQIKERKLQIKEDDIYNVFFWGIVGLIIGARLFAVTVYDRHGEFLKNPIIAFLPVSCENGGCQFTGFAGMSYHGGVIGCIIGVLIYTKIKKIDILEWGDLIVAGIPLGYTFGRLGNFINGELYGRVTTLPWGMVFPDARAKLPADDSWVKATAEKLGIEIPPSGMVNLPRHPSQLYEALFEGIVLWLAIWFLFRKRKPFKGFIIGTYIIGYGLIRFFIEYVREPDIGKFLFPFGEGKNAIYRLVSPWNFTLGQLLCFLMIIGGIASLLIFRHLSKRQELEAAEAKEKPDLKKLRKKIK
- a CDS encoding 6-phosphofructokinase, encoding MASVKNIGIITSGGDCGGLNAVVKGAAKTAISKGINAYIIPNGYAGLYNLVDMEKLVLLQEKRVDAVSSAIAGSEAGHSRVKISKITDPDKYERIKKGLAKFSIDGLIISGGDDTGSVVVDLAQQGIPCVHAPKTMDLDLQTYSVGADSAINKISRFVSDLKTTGQTHNRIMVIEVFGRYAGHTAFRGGIGADADCILIPEIPTDFTVVYQHMKKHFMQRITASDVKAGTYSIVVAEGLKDASGSDIVDESAGLDSFGHKKLAGAGKYVRDTLTKMIKADPDIPEFMKQQGMFVKGIYETPEIRDVRPGHLIRSGSTSSFDVNFGMEAGAAAVLLLLNDITGVTVVNVHEGEIRYMPTKEAIVQRTVNLSTIAFYEQLDVCFGRKPVTYSPAFKECSGRIDRHM
- a CDS encoding thiol-activated cytolysin family protein; its protein translation is MKIRTVCTILPLVLLLSGGCDDIASNIPYPEAEIINKHIRELSLLDQMGEFEERKGPITDKGPCVYSYTLQTGNDENINLDPDCSWIYPGALFDGSSILDGEYGVIDVNRRRLTVTLSSIFKINFGSIDINPVYPETRNSLACVARPPIPEVNHKIENVYNADHLKILLPVHLKTDPPIDTIFNFDPASVTRKKLIQYKYIYYTASCDAPKNPSDFFDPSVTWEELRQWITEPVSPVYISRVKYGKMGFIFIESDADDNDLTAALNHALDDVPATTENALFYRKILDNSTIKSLTIGQESKQAITTLSGFDDLSTHASRLKDYTKINECYPIIYSLNYLKLRELNTLGVVLSAQYYLTECGNDDRAYKLTVSTVRDDGIPYEMVADVTYVNEIPLDAVEEYTSEGTVYRFSYWEPSQTGVIIDDITMNHTTAHYFENHCTIIAHYEETGSIDPTPSPPAETVTNPPTYTLTYDTYNAAGVKSSPSRSNLQYGSTVSISTAGSYSHSEGTMIFDSWRVASGSARIIQAGSASNASVTEFKANTRVVPGYSLEPSDPPPPPTPEYTLTVRYRASDGTAKTENHTMTAVDSVTIGTTDRYRATDGTTMRFQTWGIASGSAAIENAGSADGAVIKNLSKDTTVEASYIAVLHTLQVTYNDSSGTSYSVTYKNLKETDTISISTASQINSGTTLYFKQWHLSGEADIGSPISAGTSVTNFRGNASVSPEYGR